The following are encoded in a window of Hippoglossus stenolepis isolate QCI-W04-F060 chromosome 10, HSTE1.2, whole genome shotgun sequence genomic DNA:
- the LOC118116636 gene encoding uncharacterized protein LOC118116636 yields the protein MSGFKSLVVLILNMWTLTTADVEVSCVLAESCILPCSFRPGTDPVIHWMKVEPGNTRVHSYYRARDQFDHQSERFRGRTSLFTEQISRGNASIRLTGLQLQDQGRYKCYTSTITGGNKESVINLRADAPVRHVDIEQVENSFTCRSEGIYPEPQLTWSTRPPSTVTLQIQTSVKETEQQLYEISSTLTLSDRDTVLICSLSTRSGRRSAVWYQPTPVHVSPSGTTIHCTAPNTKPPTHLVWRFNHRQIIVDQTGVDGPPRVSEQWRQQVEDVSASGSLTLHHLSSDHQGTFTCELSSEEETHFINSYVTIEEGFSGSVAGIVVGVLVVCVALGAGAGLCYFRRRQWRLQRGNLEFTRFQVCSSGADTEERRPGGSFSQSERKMSGFKSLVVLILNMWTLTTADVEVSCVLAESCILPCSFQPGTDPVIHWMQEAGETRVHSYYRARDQFDHQSERFRGRTSLFTEQISRGNASMRLTGLQLQDQGRYQCYTSIINGDKEDSFINLRADAPVRHVDIEQVENSFTCRSEGIYPEPQLTWSTRPPSTVTLQIQTSVKETEQQLYEINSTLTLSDRDTVLICSLSTRSGRRSAVWYQPSTFNLLYGTEPLLVSPYCCIFISAPTDN from the exons atgtCTGGGTTCAAGTCTCTGGTTGTGTTGATCCTCAACATGTGgactctcaccacagcag ATGTTGAGGTCTCCTGCGTTTTAGCGGAGAGCTGCATCTTACCCTGCAGTTTCCGGCCTGGTACAGACCCAGTCATCCACTGGATGAAGGTGGAACCAGGAAACACTCGTGTCCACTCCTACtacagagccagagaccagttTGATCACCAGAGCGAGCGCTTCAGAGGCCGGACATCGCTGTTCACAGAGCAGATCTCCAGAGGAAACGCCTCGATCAGGCTGACGGGGCTGCAGCTCCAGGACCAGGGCAGATACAAGTGCTACACCAGCACCATCACTGGAGGCAACAAGGAGTCAGTTATCAACCTGAGAGCAGATG CTCCGGTGCGTCACGTGGACATtgagcaggtggagaacagCTTCACCTGCCGCTCAGAGGGGATCTACCCCGAGCCGCAGCTCACCTGGTCCACCAGGCCTCCGTCCACCGTGACCCTTCAGATCCAAACCTCAGTGAAGGagacggagcagcagctctatgagatcagcagcacactgacactgtcagacagagacactgttctgatctgcagcctcagcactcGCAGTGGCAGGAGGAGCGCGGTGTGGTATCAACCCA CTCCCGTCCATGTGTCACCGAGTGGAACAACAATCCACTGCACTGCTCCAAACACCAAACCCCCGACACACCTGGTGTGGAGGTTCAACCACAGGCAGATCATTGTGGACCAGACCGGGGTCGACGGCCCCCCCAGGGTCtcagagcagtggaggcagcaggtggaggatgtgTCAGCGTCAGGCAGCCTCACGCTGCACCACTTATCTTCAGATCACCAGGGAACGTTCACCTGTGAACTCAGTAGTGAAGAGGAGACGCATTTCATCAACAGCTACGTGACGATAGAGGAAG GTTTTTCAGGTTCAGTTGCAGGAATTGTGGTCGGAGTACTCGTTGTGTGTGTAGCAttaggagctggagcaggattATGCTACTTTAGAAGAAGACAATGG AGGCTACAGAGAGGAAACCTT GAGTTCACCAGGTTTCAGGTCTGTTCTTCAGGAGCAGACACGGAGGAGCGGAGACCCGGTGGGTCG TTCTcacagagtgaaagaaagatgtCTGGGTTCAAGTCTCTGGTTGTGTTGATCCTCAACATGTGgactctcaccacagcag ATGTTGAGGTCTCCTGCGTTTTAGCGGAGAGCTGCATCTTACCCTGCAGTTTCCAGCCTGGTACAGACCCAGTCATCCACTggatgcaggaggcaggagagactCGTGTCCACTCCTACtacagagccagagaccagttTGATCACCAGAGCGAGCGCTTCAGAGGCCGGACATCGCTGTTCACAGAGCAGATCTCCAGAGGAAACGCCTCGATGAGGCTGACGGGGCTGCAGCTCCAGGACCAGGGCAGATACCAGTGCTACACCAGCATCATCAATGGAGACAAGGAGGATTCATTTATCAACCTGAGAGCAGATG CTCCGGTGCGTCACGTGGACATtgagcaggtggagaacagCTTCACCTGCCGCTCAGAGGGGATCTACCCCGAGCCGCAGCTCACCTGGTCCACCAGGCCTCCGTCCACCGTGACCCTTCAGATCCAAACCTCAGTGAAGGagacggagcagcagctctATGAGATCAacagcacactgacactgtcagacagagacactgttctgatctgcagcctcagcactcGCAGTGGCAGGAGGAGCGCGGTGTGGTATCAACCCAGTACGTTTAATCTGCTCTATGGAACTGAACCTTTGCTTGTTTCACCGTACTGCTGCATATTTATATCTGCTCCTACAGATAACTGA